A single genomic interval of Geotrypetes seraphini chromosome 1, aGeoSer1.1, whole genome shotgun sequence harbors:
- the LOC117365232 gene encoding zinc finger protein 271-like: MLYVCTICGKHFTDPSYLFKHQKAHLKGRPYKCMYCEKAFTQNSNLIKHQRIHTGEKPFSCTHCGKSFNNKPSLIRHQRIHTGERPYKCPECEKSFIQSSDLSKHQRIHTGERPYKCSECDKTFRQGSILIQHQRIHTEERPYQCSVCQKRFNNKPSLNRHLRTHTGEKPYHCTDCEKSFNQKSNLLKHQRIHAGENATVLVEWEQRFTENCGFSSYHRRFNVRERPFKCIECGKTFCDSSSLSKHQRIHTGERPYKCSECDKNFIQSSDLSKHMRTHTGERPYACTECDKSFSQASVLIQHQIIHTQERPYRCLECEKSFNQKSNLIKHQRIHTGERPYKCSECGKTFSYQSVLIRHHSTHTGEKPYKCSECGKNFSQNSHLVSHKRMHTGERPFACSECGKSFNNKPILVRHLRSHMDERPFKCTECEKSFIQSSDLCIHLRSHTGEKPYKCTECDKCFSYQSGLIKHQKLHVQLGDSNKNEYFICTQCGMSFTHHSVLIEHYNTHLLASHALPQA, translated from the coding sequence ATGCTTTATGTATGCACTATTTGTGGAAAACATTTCACTGACCCATCATATCTCTTCAAACACCAGAAAGCCCATCTAAAAGGGAGACCCTATAAATGTATGTATTGTGAAAAAGCCTTCACCCAGAACTCTAATCTTATAAAACACCAGCGCATCCATACTGGAGAGAAgcctttttcatgtacacattGTGGGAAAAGCTTCAATAATAAACCCAGCCTCATTAGACATCAGAGAATCCATACGGGAGAGAGACCCTATAAATGTCCTGAGTGTGAAAAGAGCTTCATTCAAAGTTCAGATCTCAGCAAACATCAGAGAATTCACACAGGGGAACGGCCATATAAATGTAGTGAGTGTGATAAAACTTTTAGACAGGGCTCAATTCTGATTCAGCATCAGAGAATACATACAGAAGAACGACCCTACCAGTGCAGTGTATGCCAGAAACGCTTTAATAACAAACCAAGCCTAAATAGACACCTGAGGACACATACGGGAGAGAAACCATATCATTGTACAGACTGTGAGAAAAGCTTTAACCAAAAATCAAATCTTCTCAAACATCAGAGAATTCATGCAGGAGAAAACGCAACTGTACTTGTTGAATGGGAGCAAAGATTTACAGAGAACTGTGGCTTCAGCAGCTATCACCGAAGGTTCAATGTGAGAGAGAGACCCTTCAAATGTATTGAATGTGGAAAAACTTTCTGTGACAGCTCCAGCCTCAGTAAACATCAGAGAATCCACACAGGGGAGagaccatataaatgttctgaatgtgataaaaacTTTATTCAAAGTTCTGATCTCAGTAAACACATGCGGACACACACTGGAGAGAGACCTTATGCATGTAcggaatgtgataaaagcttcagtCAGGCTTCAGTCCTTATTCAGCATCAGATAATCCACACTCAAGAGAGACCATACAGGTGTCTTGAATGTGAAAAGAGCTTCAATCAGAAATCAAATTTAATTAAGCATCAGCGGATCCACACAGGGGAGAGGCCATATAAATGTAGTGAATGTGGGAAAACATTCAGTTATCAATCAGTTCTTATTAGGCACCATAGTACTCACACTGGAGAAAAGCCGTATAAATGTTCTGAGTGTGGAAAAAACTTCAGTCAGAACTCGCATCTTGTTAGTCATAAAAGAATGCATACTGGGGAAAGACCATTTGCGTGCAGTGAGTGTGGAAAGAGCTTCAATAACAAGCCAATTCTTGTAAGACATCTTCGAAGTCACATGGATGAGAGACCCTTTAAGTGTACAGAATGTGAAAAGAGCTTCATTCAGAGCTCAGACCTGTGCATTCATTTGAGGTCGCATACAGGAGAAAAACCTTACAAATGTACTGAATGTGATAAATGTTTTAGCTATCAGTCAGGTCTCATTAAACATCAGAAACTTCATGTCCAACTTGGAGACTCTAACAAAAATGAGTACTTTATATGTACTCAATGTGGGATGAGCTTTACTCACCATTCTGTTCTTATCGAACACTATAATACCCACCTGTTAGCCTCTCATGCTCTGCCTCAAGCATGA